From one Formosa sediminum genomic stretch:
- a CDS encoding DUF6909 family protein produces MGNKKYHERTRAQESSGAIERMYITMRHLFNRGFYKPMGISGETLREALLLLRPEIYGSVGDEKAELEGLLYIIDRLPIGIEECRYINLTSDEGYADSHFKAIIPPKRRRNCYRIDDDQMNIEITRGRSEIYDILTHLTFLFIESHKISKHVLIDDKGKTTRDWLKLEKVVLENKELTEPERETAITYTANILGRTFNEITGIYNQFSTPDRPERLLHIVYWLGKLAIEEIINNDKRTVTFSPMLRERLGHHIHGEVWANNIKQTLHKNKLLQRPIHVISANMHSVMNTLFAPTALKTLMAKKDIFEVYEAISNNENKSLRSKVNKEALQNGMIFIKDTSGTNIDVQIFDTSKLDTSKLDFNANDSKLKEEKPVILVMDYAFGEQAYETIDELLKPYKIEGKKVHLNVESLSIMGKAGILEGGKGDIMIPSAHIFEGTADNYPFKNELNKADLEGQGIDVYEGAMITVLGTSLQNKDILKFFYNSTWNVIGLEMEGAHYQKAIQSASKVRGNISSDVKVRYAYYASDNPLETGGTLASGGLGTTGVKPTYLITRTILQQIFN; encoded by the coding sequence ATGGGTAACAAAAAATATCATGAAAGAACTAGAGCTCAAGAGAGTTCAGGGGCAATAGAACGCATGTATATTACAATGCGTCATTTGTTCAATCGCGGCTTTTATAAGCCAATGGGTATCTCTGGCGAAACCCTTAGAGAGGCGTTGTTACTTTTAAGACCAGAAATTTATGGTTCTGTTGGCGATGAAAAAGCAGAGTTAGAAGGTCTGTTATATATTATAGATAGATTACCAATTGGTATTGAAGAATGTCGGTACATTAACTTAACGAGCGACGAAGGATATGCAGATTCTCATTTTAAAGCAATAATTCCACCTAAAAGACGTCGTAACTGTTATCGGATTGATGATGACCAGATGAATATTGAAATTACTCGAGGCAGATCTGAGATTTATGATATTCTTACGCATCTTACGTTTTTATTCATTGAGTCTCATAAGATTAGTAAACACGTTTTAATTGATGATAAAGGAAAAACCACTAGAGATTGGTTAAAACTTGAAAAAGTCGTTCTTGAAAACAAAGAATTAACAGAGCCAGAACGAGAAACAGCTATCACCTATACTGCAAATATATTAGGCCGAACTTTTAATGAAATTACAGGAATTTATAATCAATTTTCTACTCCAGACCGGCCAGAACGTTTATTGCATATTGTATATTGGTTAGGAAAATTAGCAATTGAAGAGATTATAAATAACGATAAACGTACCGTTACGTTTAGTCCAATGCTAAGAGAGCGATTAGGACACCATATTCATGGCGAAGTTTGGGCTAATAATATAAAACAAACTCTTCATAAAAATAAATTATTACAACGTCCTATTCACGTTATAAGTGCGAATATGCATAGTGTTATGAATACGCTTTTTGCTCCAACGGCTTTAAAAACATTAATGGCTAAAAAAGACATTTTTGAAGTATATGAAGCTATCAGTAATAATGAAAATAAGTCTTTAAGAAGTAAAGTAAATAAAGAAGCATTACAAAATGGAATGATTTTTATTAAAGATACTTCAGGAACAAATATAGATGTTCAAATTTTTGATACATCAAAATTAGATACATCAAAATTAGATTTTAATGCTAACGATAGTAAGCTAAAAGAAGAAAAGCCCGTAATTTTAGTTATGGATTATGCTTTTGGTGAACAGGCTTATGAAACTATAGACGAACTTTTGAAACCTTATAAAATTGAAGGTAAAAAAGTGCATTTAAATGTCGAGTCTCTTTCTATTATGGGTAAAGCAGGAATTTTAGAAGGAGGTAAAGGTGATATTATGATCCCTTCGGCACATATTTTTGAAGGAACAGCAGATAATTATCCTTTTAAAAACGAATTAAATAAAGCCGATTTAGAAGGACAAGGAATAGATGTTTACGAGGGTGCAATGATAACGGTATTGGGAACGTCTCTTCAAAACAAAGATATTTTAAAATTCTTCTATAACTCTACTTGGAATGTTATTGGGTTAGAGATGGAAGGTGCGCATTACCAAAAAGCCATTCAGTCTGCTTCTAAAGTAAGAGGGAATATCTCTTCTGATGTTAAAGTCAGATATGCTTATTATGCTAGTGATAATCCATTAGAAACCGGAGGTACTTTAGCCTCAGGAGGTTTAGGAACCACAGGAGTTAAACCTACTTACTTAATTACAAGAACCATTTTACAACAAATTTTTAATTAA
- a CDS encoding GH3 auxin-responsive promoter family protein, translating into MMSIKALLAKPFAKYIYNSVQKWAKNPIETQEKVFQSLISEARNTVFGKDHNFEKINTFLDFVKQVPVRDYEDLKPYVLKVVEGEENVLWKGKPLYFAKTSGTTSGAKYIPITKESMPTHIEAARNAILLYINETGNSSFVDGKMIFLQGSPILEKKNGIHLGRLSGIVAHFVPKYLQKNRLPSWETNCIEDWETKVDAIVEETLPENMTIISGIPSWVQMYFEKLVQKTEKPVGDLFKNFNLFIYGGVNFEPYRAKFEKLIGRKVDSIELYPASEGFFAYQDKQSEKGMLLQLNSGIFYEFIKADEFYSEGPKRITIKDVELDVNYVMIISTTAGLWAYNIGDTVAFTSLQPYRVIVTGRIKHFISAFGEHVIGKEVEQAMKEATAHTNIRISEFTVAPHINPESGLPYHEWFVEFENEPEDFQLFISKLDHSLQQQNSYYFDLIEGKVLQPLKITVIQKDGFQNYMKSIGKLGGQNKIPRLSNDRKIANALYDLKVSK; encoded by the coding sequence ATGATGTCTATAAAAGCACTATTAGCAAAACCATTTGCTAAATATATTTATAATTCTGTTCAGAAATGGGCTAAAAACCCTATTGAAACACAGGAAAAAGTGTTTCAATCTTTAATTTCAGAGGCGCGTAATACAGTGTTTGGAAAAGACCATAATTTTGAAAAGATAAACACATTTCTAGATTTTGTAAAACAAGTTCCTGTCAGAGATTATGAAGATTTAAAACCCTATGTTTTAAAAGTGGTAGAGGGAGAAGAAAATGTACTTTGGAAAGGTAAACCCTTATATTTTGCTAAAACCTCAGGTACTACTTCTGGCGCTAAATACATACCAATAACAAAAGAAAGTATGCCTACGCATATCGAAGCTGCAAGAAATGCCATTTTACTTTATATAAACGAAACAGGTAACTCTAGTTTTGTAGATGGTAAAATGATTTTTCTTCAAGGTAGCCCTATTTTAGAAAAGAAAAATGGTATACATCTTGGTAGATTATCTGGAATTGTAGCTCATTTTGTACCAAAATACCTTCAGAAAAACAGATTACCAAGTTGGGAAACAAATTGTATTGAAGATTGGGAAACGAAAGTAGATGCTATTGTTGAAGAAACCTTGCCAGAAAATATGACAATTATTTCTGGCATACCTTCATGGGTACAAATGTATTTTGAAAAGCTTGTGCAAAAAACAGAAAAACCAGTTGGAGATCTTTTTAAGAATTTTAATTTGTTTATATATGGAGGTGTGAATTTTGAACCATATCGCGCAAAATTTGAAAAGCTTATAGGTAGAAAAGTTGATAGTATAGAACTCTATCCTGCCAGTGAAGGTTTTTTTGCTTATCAAGATAAACAATCTGAAAAAGGAATGTTATTGCAATTAAATTCCGGAATTTTTTATGAATTTATAAAAGCAGACGAATTTTATAGTGAAGGCCCTAAACGTATCACTATAAAAGATGTTGAGTTAGATGTTAATTATGTAATGATTATTTCTACAACAGCAGGACTATGGGCTTATAATATTGGAGATACTGTGGCGTTTACATCATTACAACCATACCGTGTAATTGTAACTGGCCGTATAAAACATTTTATATCTGCATTTGGTGAACATGTTATAGGGAAAGAGGTGGAACAAGCCATGAAAGAAGCTACAGCACATACAAATATTCGTATTTCTGAATTTACTGTGGCTCCTCATATAAATCCGGAATCGGGGTTGCCATATCACGAATGGTTTGTGGAATTTGAAAATGAACCAGAAGATTTTCAACTTTTTATTTCTAAATTAGATCATTCACTACAACAACAAAATAGTTATTATTTCGATCTTATTGAGGGTAAAGTATTACAACCATTAAAAATCACTGTAATTCAGAAAGATGGATTTCAAAATTATATGAAATCTATTGGTAAGCTAGGTGGTCAGAATAAAATTCCTAGATTATCTAACGATAGAAAAATAGCTAATGCACTATATGATTTGAAAGTAAGTAAATAG
- the cysQ gene encoding 3'(2'),5'-bisphosphate nucleotidase CysQ: MNQDLKIAIEASLKAGEVIMQVYDTAFNVELKDDKSPLTEADKKANDIINSFLIPTEIPIISEENKQTDYNIRKTWETCWIVDPVDGTKEFIKRNGEFTVNIALVTNGKPVLGVIYVPAVKTLYYADVNTKKGFKVVLDSHNSTLDFILEHATPLQPKKANSNPVQVVGSRSHMSQDTLDFVDTLKEKGSDVEIVSKGSSLKFCLVAEGNADVYPRFAPTMEWDTAAGQAICNAVGVEVISKDTEKGLLYNKENLLNPYFLVTL, encoded by the coding sequence ATGAATCAAGATTTAAAAATCGCTATCGAAGCGTCTTTAAAAGCTGGAGAAGTTATTATGCAAGTGTATGATACAGCTTTTAATGTAGAATTAAAAGATGATAAATCACCACTTACGGAAGCCGATAAAAAGGCAAATGATATTATTAATTCATTTTTAATACCAACAGAAATTCCAATTATAAGTGAAGAAAATAAACAAACTGATTATAACATCAGAAAAACTTGGGAAACATGTTGGATTGTAGATCCTGTAGATGGTACTAAAGAGTTTATTAAGCGTAATGGTGAATTTACAGTAAATATTGCTTTAGTTACCAATGGAAAGCCTGTATTAGGGGTTATTTACGTACCTGCAGTAAAGACTTTGTATTATGCGGACGTTAATACTAAAAAAGGATTTAAAGTGGTGTTAGATAGTCATAACTCAACTTTAGATTTTATATTAGAACATGCCACACCATTACAACCTAAAAAAGCAAACTCTAATCCAGTACAAGTTGTAGGAAGTCGCTCACATATGAGTCAAGATACATTAGATTTTGTAGACACTTTAAAAGAAAAAGGAAGTGATGTCGAAATAGTATCTAAAGGTAGTTCTTTAAAATTTTGCTTAGTAGCAGAAGGTAATGCAGATGTATATCCAAGATTTGCACCAACTATGGAGTGGGATACAGCGGCAGGTCAAGCCATTTGTAATGCTGTAGGAGTAGAAGTTATCTCTAAAGATACAGAAAAAGGATTATTGTATAATAAAGAGAATTTATTAAATCCATATTTCCTAGTTACTCTATAG
- the rfbD gene encoding dTDP-4-dehydrorhamnose reductase — MRILVTGGNGQLASCIKDVSKNENKLQFIYTDSENLDITNQQQVADFFQNNNFDWCINCAAYTAVDKAESDVDIARKVNKDGAKHLAIACKENSVKLIHVSTDFVFDGKSSILYSETDETNPIGVYGLTKLEGEQAIQDTLETYFILRTSWLYSEHANNFMKTMLRLAETRPELNVVADQIGTPTYATDLAQVVVSIIAQDSTNYGLYHYSNEGVASWYDFAAAIFELANSETKVFPIRTEAYPTPAARPQFSVMDKSKIKDCFNITIPYWRTSLKQALKNL, encoded by the coding sequence ATGAGAATTTTAGTTACAGGAGGAAACGGTCAATTGGCATCATGTATTAAAGATGTTAGTAAAAACGAGAATAAGTTACAGTTTATTTATACAGATTCAGAAAATTTAGATATTACAAATCAGCAACAGGTTGCTGATTTTTTTCAAAATAACAATTTTGATTGGTGTATTAACTGTGCTGCATATACTGCAGTAGATAAGGCCGAATCTGATGTAGATATAGCTCGAAAAGTAAATAAAGATGGTGCAAAACATTTAGCAATTGCTTGTAAAGAAAACAGCGTGAAGTTAATTCATGTGTCTACAGATTTCGTTTTCGATGGTAAATCTTCAATACTATATTCAGAAACAGATGAAACTAATCCAATAGGTGTTTACGGGTTAACGAAGTTAGAAGGCGAACAAGCTATTCAAGACACATTAGAGACTTATTTTATTTTGAGAACATCTTGGTTATATTCTGAACATGCTAACAATTTTATGAAGACGATGTTGCGTTTAGCTGAGACACGACCAGAATTAAACGTGGTTGCAGACCAAATTGGTACACCTACTTATGCTACAGACCTAGCTCAGGTTGTAGTTTCAATTATTGCTCAAGATAGCACAAACTATGGTTTATATCATTACAGTAACGAAGGTGTTGCAAGTTGGTATGATTTTGCGGCAGCTATCTTTGAATTAGCAAATTCAGAAACTAAAGTTTTTCCAATAAGAACAGAAGCCTATCCTACACCCGCAGCGCGACCACAGTTTAGTGTAATGGATAAATCTAAGATTAAAGACTGTTTTAATATTACTATTCCGTATTGGAGAACGAGTTTAAAACAAGCCCTAAAAAATTTATAA
- the cysD gene encoding sulfate adenylyltransferase subunit CysD, whose protein sequence is MSSKYYLNYLDELESEAIYVLREVWAQFQNPVILFSGGKDSIVITHLAKKAFYPSKIPFPLMHVDTGHNFPETIKFRDDIIKELGVNLIVGSVQESIDDGRVAEEKGKNATRNALQITTLLDAIEANKVDCAIGGGRRDEEKARAKERFFSHRDDFGQWDPKNQRPELWNIFNGKYFEGEHFRAFPISNWTEMDVWNYIKRENIAIPSLYFAHEREVVWRQDAWIPNSEFLVLEDHEEVVTKKIRFRTLGDITITGGIESDADTLAKIADEVAGMRQTERGNRSDDKRSESAMEDRKRQGYF, encoded by the coding sequence ATGAGTAGTAAGTATTATTTAAATTATTTAGATGAATTAGAGAGTGAAGCCATCTATGTTTTAAGAGAAGTTTGGGCTCAATTTCAGAATCCTGTAATTTTGTTTTCTGGAGGGAAAGACTCAATTGTAATTACACATTTAGCGAAAAAAGCATTTTATCCTTCAAAAATTCCTTTTCCTTTAATGCACGTAGATACAGGCCATAACTTCCCTGAAACTATTAAATTTAGAGATGATATTATTAAAGAATTAGGCGTTAACTTAATTGTTGGTTCTGTACAAGAATCTATTGATGACGGTAGAGTTGCAGAAGAAAAAGGAAAAAATGCAACACGTAATGCTTTACAAATTACTACACTTTTAGATGCTATAGAAGCTAATAAAGTAGATTGTGCTATTGGTGGAGGTAGACGAGACGAAGAAAAAGCAAGAGCAAAAGAGCGTTTCTTTTCGCATAGAGATGACTTTGGACAATGGGATCCAAAAAACCAACGACCAGAACTTTGGAATATCTTTAATGGTAAATATTTTGAAGGAGAACATTTTAGAGCATTCCCAATTAGTAACTGGACAGAAATGGATGTTTGGAACTATATTAAACGCGAAAATATTGCAATTCCGTCACTGTATTTTGCTCACGAAAGAGAAGTTGTTTGGAGACAAGATGCATGGATTCCAAATTCTGAATTCTTAGTTTTAGAAGATCACGAAGAAGTTGTTACAAAGAAAATAAGATTTAGAACCTTAGGAGATATTACCATTACAGGTGGTATAGAATCTGATGCAGATACGCTAGCTAAAATTGCCGATGAGGTTGCCGGAATGCGCCAAACAGAACGAGGTAATAGAAGCGATGATAAACGATCTGAATCTGCAATGGAAGACAGAAAACGTCAAGGATACTTTTAA
- the rfbA gene encoding glucose-1-phosphate thymidylyltransferase RfbA yields the protein MKGIILAGGSGTRLHPLTLSVSKQLMPIYDKPMIYYPLSTLMYAGINEILIISTPKDLPLFEDLLGDGKKYGCKFEYAVQDAPNGLAEAFIIGADFVGNDKVALILGDNIFYGTGLAKLLQANNDPEGGIIYAYRVHDPERYGVVDFDANGQAISIEEKPEVPKSNYAVPGIYFYDNSVIEIAKNIKPSHRGELEITDVNKVYLEQGNLNVSILDRGTAWLDTGTFQSLMQASQFVEVLEERQGLKIGSIEAAAYEMGYISAEEFEALAQPLLKSGYGRNLLGLLNKK from the coding sequence ATGAAAGGAATTATTCTAGCAGGAGGTTCAGGAACCAGACTACACCCCTTAACATTATCTGTGAGTAAGCAGTTAATGCCTATTTATGACAAACCCATGATTTATTATCCGTTATCTACATTAATGTATGCGGGTATTAATGAGATTTTAATTATTTCGACTCCAAAAGATTTGCCTTTATTTGAAGATTTACTAGGGGATGGAAAAAAATACGGTTGTAAATTTGAATACGCAGTACAAGATGCTCCAAATGGTTTAGCCGAAGCTTTTATTATTGGAGCAGATTTTGTTGGCAACGATAAAGTAGCTTTAATTTTAGGAGATAATATTTTTTACGGTACAGGTTTGGCAAAATTATTACAAGCCAATAACGATCCTGAAGGTGGCATTATTTATGCGTATCGTGTACATGACCCAGAGCGTTATGGCGTTGTAGATTTTGATGCGAATGGTCAAGCGATTTCAATAGAAGAAAAACCTGAAGTTCCGAAATCTAATTATGCAGTTCCAGGGATTTACTTTTATGATAATTCTGTAATTGAAATTGCTAAAAACATTAAACCAAGTCATAGAGGTGAATTAGAAATAACCGATGTAAACAAAGTCTATTTAGAGCAAGGTAATTTAAATGTAAGTATACTAGATAGGGGTACAGCTTGGTTAGATACAGGTACGTTTCAATCGCTTATGCAAGCGTCTCAATTTGTTGAGGTTTTAGAAGAGCGTCAAGGTTTAAAAATTGGATCTATTGAAGCTGCTGCTTATGAAATGGGATATATATCTGCTGAAGAATTTGAAGCCTTAGCTCAACCACTATTAAAGAGTGGTTATGGAAGAAATTTATTAGGATTATTAAATAAAAAATAA
- the cysC gene encoding adenylyl-sulfate kinase, producing MKENIIPHDYQISRGDRQVKNQHNSFLMWFTGLSGSGKSTIANVVEQKLFQKGIKTYTLDGDNIRKGINNDLTFAPEDRTENIRRIAEISNLMIDAGVVTLAAFVSPYKKDRLNIKNIVKEDNFIEIYINTSVEECERRDVKGLYKKARAGEIKNMTGISAPYEAPENPDIEIKTEEVSVEDAANKIVEYILPKLKIESNE from the coding sequence ATGAAAGAGAACATAATACCTCACGATTATCAAATATCTCGAGGAGACCGACAAGTTAAGAATCAGCACAATTCGTTTTTAATGTGGTTTACAGGACTTTCAGGCTCTGGGAAATCTACCATAGCGAATGTCGTAGAGCAAAAATTATTTCAAAAAGGAATAAAAACATATACCTTAGACGGAGATAATATTCGCAAAGGAATAAATAATGATTTAACCTTTGCTCCTGAAGACCGAACAGAAAATATACGCCGAATTGCCGAGATTTCTAATTTAATGATCGATGCAGGTGTGGTTACTTTAGCAGCGTTTGTTTCACCGTATAAAAAAGATAGGTTAAACATAAAAAATATTGTTAAAGAAGATAATTTTATAGAGATTTACATCAATACAAGTGTAGAAGAATGTGAACGAAGAGATGTAAAAGGACTGTATAAGAAAGCGAGAGCTGGAGAAATAAAAAATATGACGGGTATTTCGGCGCCTTATGAGGCTCCAGAAAATCCAGATATTGAAATAAAAACAGAAGAGGTATCTGTAGAAGATGCCGCTAATAAAATTGTAGAATATATATTACCTAAATTAAAAATAGAGAGCAATGAGTAG
- a CDS encoding DUF2061 domain-containing protein, with product MKIKDTSHKRHIFKAITWRIVGTLDTILLSWLISGDPLTGLKIGFAEITTKMILYYLHERVWFKVDMEESNKRHIFKTITWRIVGTLDTMTLAWLISGDPMVGLKVGGTEVLTKMLLYYLHEKAWYKINFGLDKNKRHTQE from the coding sequence ATGAAAATAAAAGATACTTCACATAAAAGGCATATTTTTAAGGCAATTACTTGGAGAATTGTCGGAACTTTAGACACTATTTTATTGTCTTGGTTAATATCCGGAGATCCGCTTACAGGTTTAAAAATTGGTTTTGCTGAGATTACAACCAAAATGATTTTATACTATTTGCACGAACGTGTGTGGTTTAAAGTCGATATGGAGGAAAGCAATAAGCGCCATATTTTTAAAACCATTACTTGGCGTATAGTAGGTACTTTAGACACCATGACTTTGGCTTGGTTAATATCTGGAGACCCGATGGTTGGACTTAAAGTTGGGGGTACAGAAGTGCTTACCAAAATGCTCTTATATTATTTGCATGAAAAAGCATGGTATAAAATTAATTTTGGATTAGATAAAAATAAACGTCATACTCAAGAATAA
- the rfbC gene encoding dTDP-4-dehydrorhamnose 3,5-epimerase, which produces MTVTETKLKDCFILEPQVFGDKRGYFLESYNAETFNKLTGLDVTFVQDNESFSSRGVLRGLHYQLGEHAQAKLVRVVKGEVLDVAVDIRKDSPTFGQHVAVRLTEDNKKQLFVPRGFAHGFVVLSETAIFSYKCDNFYNKASEGSIIYNDKTLNIDWQIDESEMLISEKDTVSPSLENATL; this is translated from the coding sequence ATGACAGTTACAGAAACTAAATTAAAGGATTGCTTTATTTTAGAACCACAAGTATTTGGTGACAAAAGAGGGTATTTTCTTGAATCTTATAATGCTGAAACTTTTAATAAATTAACTGGTCTAGATGTTACTTTTGTTCAAGATAACGAATCATTTTCTTCTAGAGGCGTTTTAAGAGGACTTCACTACCAACTAGGTGAACACGCCCAAGCAAAACTTGTACGTGTAGTGAAAGGAGAGGTGTTAGACGTAGCTGTAGATATTAGGAAGGATTCTCCAACTTTTGGTCAGCATGTTGCAGTTAGACTTACAGAAGACAATAAAAAACAGTTATTCGTTCCGCGTGGTTTTGCTCACGGATTTGTAGTGTTAAGTGAAACAGCGATTTTTTCTTATAAATGTGATAACTTCTACAATAAAGCCTCCGAAGGCAGTATAATTTATAACGATAAAACTTTAAATATCGATTGGCAAATTGATGAAAGTGAAATGTTAATTTCTGAAAAAGATACTGTTTCACCTTCACTAGAAAACGCAACTTTATAA
- the rfbB gene encoding dTDP-glucose 4,6-dehydratase — MKGKTSILVTGGAGFIGSNFVPYFLEENKDIHLVNLDKLTYAGDLKNVSEVEGDPNYTFVEGDICDRGLIEELFDKYNFSGVIHFAAESHVDNSIKNPDAFMQTNIFGTFNLIDVAKKHWMNGPFEFKEGCENNKFHHISTDEVYGTLGETGMFLETTPYAPNSPYSASKASSDFVVRSYFHTYGMNVLTTNCSNNYGPKQHDEKLIPTIIRKALAGEDIPIYGDGKNIRDWLYVLDHCKGIALVYNTGKFGETYNIGGRNERDNMYIVNTICGILDSMFPKDKSYGDQITFVKDRAGHDFRYAIDASKLEDELGWKADENFETGIKKTIEWYINKYKN, encoded by the coding sequence ATGAAGGGTAAAACTTCAATTTTAGTGACCGGAGGAGCAGGTTTTATTGGCTCAAATTTTGTTCCTTATTTTTTGGAAGAAAACAAAGATATTCACCTTGTAAACTTAGATAAGTTAACTTATGCAGGTGATTTAAAAAATGTATCAGAAGTTGAAGGTGATCCTAATTATACTTTTGTTGAAGGCGATATTTGTGATCGTGGTTTAATTGAAGAGTTATTTGATAAATATAACTTCTCAGGTGTTATTCACTTTGCAGCAGAATCTCATGTAGATAATTCTATTAAAAATCCAGATGCGTTTATGCAAACTAATATTTTTGGTACTTTCAATTTAATTGATGTAGCTAAAAAGCATTGGATGAATGGACCATTCGAATTTAAAGAAGGTTGTGAAAATAATAAATTTCACCATATCTCTACAGACGAAGTTTATGGAACTTTGGGCGAGACAGGTATGTTTTTAGAAACTACACCATATGCACCTAATAGTCCATATAGTGCTTCAAAAGCCTCTTCAGATTTTGTTGTTAGAAGTTATTTTCATACTTATGGGATGAATGTTTTAACCACTAATTGTTCTAACAACTACGGGCCAAAACAACATGATGAAAAATTAATTCCAACTATAATTAGAAAGGCACTTGCAGGTGAAGATATTCCAATTTATGGAGATGGTAAAAATATTCGTGATTGGTTATATGTGTTAGACCATTGTAAAGGTATTGCTCTGGTTTACAATACAGGAAAATTTGGAGAAACTTATAATATTGGTGGTAGAAACGAACGCGACAACATGTATATTGTAAATACCATATGTGGTATTTTAGATAGTATGTTCCCGAAAGATAAATCTTATGGAGATCAAATTACATTTGTAAAAGATCGTGCTGGACATGACTTCCGTTATGCCATAGATGCTTCAAAATTAGAAGATGAATTAGGGTGGAAAGCAGATGAAAATTTTGAAACAGGTATTAAGAAAACCATAGAGTGGTATATCAATAAATATAAAAACTAA